The window ATATTCTTTTTTTCTCATCGCCTGCGCGGTAAGAATAGAAGTAATCATTACGGCAGCAGGTACAGCAATCATACATATAAATTTTATCATATTTCAGGCCGATTTCTATAAGCTGACGGACTATCTGACCTTTGATATCGAAATTGAAACCTTCGCCGCTCTCCGAGACGTTTTCCGGCGCGAAATTTTTTAGAGCCAGTTCTGTCGTCGGATCTTCCCTCCGCCGCGAATAGCATTCCCTGCCGATCGCGGGGCCGATCCACGCCCAGATTTCACCGGGACGCTGTCCAGGGTGTTTTGCGAGCGCCAGCCTCACGGCGGCGGAGGCGATATTCTGCAGGGTTCCCTTAAAGCCGGAATGCAGCGCCGCCATCCAGGGCCGTTCGGCCGCCCCGGCGATCACCACCGGCGTGCAGTCGGCAAAGCGCAGACTTGCCAGCGGATGCGCGCCGTCTTCGATAAATACTCCGTCGGCATCCGGCCTCTGCGGAAGAGTCCGCCCGCCGTCCGCCTCAATGATATTTACGCCGTGTACCTGGCGGGGCGCGACGAGCGGCCTATTATTATAGCAGGCGGAGAGGGCCTTCCAGACCGTCTCGGGATCGCCCTCGGCGGCGTCGTTCAGCACGCCGCGGGCGTATAGCTTCGCGAAAAAGCTTTCCCTCAAAACAGAGGGCATTACCATTTCGATGATAATGCCGCTCTCGTCCTCATATGTTTTAAATCCTTCGAAGTTCATCTTTTCGTTCCTTTATGTACCCGACGAGAAATAGGCTGCCGCAGCAGAGCACCGGCGCACCCTCTTTGGAGGCCTCGGCGATGGCCGCAAGCGGCTCGTGAAAACTTCCCCCGCTCCTGAGAGCAGCCTCCGATGCCGCCCGCTCCATCTCCCGCGCGCCAAGAGAACGCTCATTTCCCGGCACCTCCGTGCAGTAGAGGGTGACGTCGAGTCCACGCAAAAATGAAAGCGCGCCGGCGATCTCCTTGTCATGCATCATCGCGATGACGATGTTTACGTGGCTGCCGCCCATGAGGGTCTTCAGCGTCTCGGCGATACGCCTCATCGCGTGCGGGTTATGCCCTCCGTCTACTATCACGGGAGGGGCCTGCGCGATCACCTCCATGCGTCCGGGCCAGAGAGTCCTGGCGAGGCCCTCTTTTATCGTCTTCGCCGTTATCTTTGGGAATGCCGGGCTGAGCAGGCGCGCCGCCGCCGCGGCCAGCGCCGCGTTCTCCGACTGGAAGGTGCCTACCAGCGGCGTATGATATCTCTCTTCCCCGCCGCCCTCTTTGTCCCGCAGGGTAAAGTCCGTGCCGGAGAGCGAATAATCGGCATCCGCTACACTGTATGCTGATGAGAAGATATGCGGGGCCGCGCCGTGCAGCTTCGCGGCGATGATGAACTGGGCGTCGAGCCTTGGGTCGCCGGCAAAGAGCGCCGGCGTATCCCGGCGCATGATGGCAAATTTTTCAGCGCCCACCTTTTCAAGCGTATCTCCTAAATATTCTGTGTGGTCAAGGCCTATCGGCACTATGAGGCTGAGCCTGACGTCGCCGAGGATGTTGGAGGCGTCGAGCCTGCCGCCCATCCCCGCCTCAAAGACGGCGATATCGGGCGACTCTTCGGCGAGAATTAAAATCGCCGCCGCCGTTATCAGTTCAAAATATGTCGGAAGGTTGTCAGTAAAAAAAGAGGTTTTTTTTATTATCCGCTCAAGCAGGCCGACGGCGGCAAGCCACCTTTCGGCGGAGACTCTTTTATCGTCGATCACCAGCCGCTCGGAAAAGTCTACGAGGTGCGGGCTGGTATATAGGGCAGTTTTGTAGGTTGATTTGCGCAGAATTGCATAGAGACTGGCCGCGGTCGAACCTTTGCCGTTGGTCCCCGCGACGTGCACGGAGGGAAATTTGTCCTGCGGCATACCGGCCTCGCTGAGAAGACGGGCGAGACGGGCAAGTCCCGGGCGGATGCCCGGGCTTGCCATCTCCTGCAATTTTTTTTCTACTTCGGAAAATCTCTCTTTTTCGTTCATTAAAATCAGTTGGTCAGGCTACTGAGGTTTTCCTTCATGCGCTGAGCCTTTGTCTCGTTGTCGGCAAGGTTGCCCTTCTCTTTGTCGATGACTTCGGCGGGCGCCCGCTCGACGAATTGTTTGTTCGCAAGCTTTATCTTGCTCTTTTCGATATCCTTCTCAAGTTTGGCGATATCGTTTTTAAGGCGCTGGATCTCTTTGTCCACGTCAAGCAGGTCGCCCACCGGCAGGTATACCTGGACGTCGTCGAGCACCGAGGCGAGGCTTCTCTCCGGTTTCGCGGCGCCCTCTTCGGTGAAGGTGACCTTTTCCACCTTTGTGAGCAGCTCTATCTGCTTTTCGCACTCTTTGAGCAGCGCGAGCTTCTCTTTACTGTGGACGGCGAGCGTTACGCCGGGGATCATCTGCTGCGGCGCGATGCGGGCCTCGGCCCTGAGGTTGCGTACCGCGCGGACCACATCCTGAATGAAGTCCATCTCCGCGAGCACCTTTTCGTCGACGGCGACGCGCGGCGCGGGCCAGCTGCTGTGCTCCACGAGGTCGGTGCCGAAGGGGAAGGCGTGCCAGAGCTCCTCAGTTACGAAGGGAATGATCGGGTGGAGCAGCTTGAGGACGTCTTCAAATACGGCGAGCAGGACGGCCTGCGTCGTCCGGCGGCGCGGCTCTCCCTCGTCGCCGCGCAGAGCCGGCTTTGACAGCTCAAGGTACCAGTCGCAGAGCTCGCCCCAGGTGAAGTCGTACATGAGGCGCGCCGCTTCGCCGAAGAAGTATCCGTCAAGCAGCCGCGTCATCTCCGCCGAAACCTGCGAGATGCGGTTGAGTATCCATTTGTCGTGGAGCTGAAGCTCCCTTTCGTCTATCTCCTGTCCCGCCGCGGCGTCTTCAAGATTCATGAGCGCGAAACGGCTCGCGTTCCAGAGCTTGTTCATGAAGAGGCGGTATGTCGAAATGCGGTCGGTCGAGAGGAAGATGTCACGCCCTTGTACCGTGAGCGCCGCGAGCGTAAGGCGCAGCGCGTCCGCGCCGTAGTCCTTCACGATCGTCAGCGGGTCGATGACGTTTCCGCGCGACTTGCTCATCTTCTGCCCCTTTTCGTCGCGTACAAGGGCATGGATGTATACGTCGTGGAAGGGCACTTCGCCCTTCATTCCCTCAAGCCCGAACATTATCATCCTGGCGACCCAGAAGAAGATGATGTCAAATCCCGTCACAAGCACGGAGGTCGGATAGAATTTCTTCAGGGTCTCTGTTTCGTCGGGCCAGCCCATCGTTGAGAAGGGCCAGAGTCCGCTTGAGAACCAGGTGTCGAGCACATCCTCGTCCTGGCGGAGTTCGGTGTTGCCGCACTTCGGACACTTGTGCGGCGCGTTCTCTTCGACGATGACTTCACCGCATTTATCGCAGTACCACGCGGGGATACGGTGTCCCCACCAGAGCTGGCGCGATATGCACCAGTCGCGTATGTTCTCCATCCACTGGTAGTAGACGTTGGTCCACTGGTCGGGAACGAACTTTATCTTTCCGGCTTCAACGGAGGCTACCCCGGCGTCCGCGAGGGGACGCGTGCGGACGAACCACTGTTCCGAAAGGTAGGGCTCGATCACGGTATGGCAGCGGTAACAGTGCCCTACAGAGTGGCGCAGGTCGGTGACCGAGAGCAGCACGCCCTCTTTTTCAAGGTCGGCGACGATCGCGCCGCGCGCCTCAAAGCGGTCCTGCCCCTGATATTTGCCGGCGTTCTCGTTCATTACGCCCTTATCGTCAATGACCTGTATCTGTTCGAGATTGTGGCGCTGTCCGACAAGGAAGTCGTTGGGGTCGTGCGCCGGGGTGATCTTGACGCAGCCGGTGCCGAACTCGGGGTCGACCATGTTGTCCTCAATGACGGGGATGACGCGTCCCACGAGAGGTACGACGACCTTTTTGCCTACGAGGTGGCGGTTCTTCTCGTCGCGCGGGTGTATCGCGATAGCGCTGTCTCCGAGGATCGTCTCTGGGCGCGTCGTCATGACGATGACGCCGCCATCTTCGCCGTCGGCGAACTTGTATGAGACCTCATAGAACTTGCCGTCCATCTCCTCGTGCTCGACCTCAAGGTCGGAGAGGGCCGTCTGGCAGCGCGGGCACCAGTTTATGAGGTATTTCCCGCGGTATATGAGTCCCTTTTTATAGAGCTCCACAAATATTTTGCGGACGGCGCGCGAAAGCCCCTCGTCCATCGTGAAGCGCTCGCGGTCCCAGTCGCAGGAGGCGCCGAGCTTTTTGAGCTGGTTTATGATCGTGCTGCCGTACTGCTCTTTCCACTCCCAGACCTTTTTGACGAACTCTTCGCGTCCAAGGTCGTGACGTGATATGCCCTCTTTGGCGAGCGAACGCTCCACGACGTTCTGCGTGGCGATACCCGCGTGGTCGGTACCTGGCAGCCAGAGCACCTCGTAGCCCTGCATTCTCTTTGTGCGGCAGAGGATGTCCTGCAGCGTATTGTCGAGCGCGTGGCCGACATGGAGCGAGCCCGTCACATTGGGCGGCGGTATGACGATTGAAAATGGCGGTTTTGGTGATGACGAATCTGCCTTAAAAAGCCCCTCAGCTATCCATTCCGCGTACCATTTGTCTTCAATGGGCACGGGATCATAGCTCTTGCCTAACTGCACCTTCTCGGAATCCATTTCCGTTTCCTCCTCAATGGGCCGGCCTGGTGGCGCGGTCCGTATCTATTCCCAGTCCGTCAGTCCGGCCGTTCCGGCACCTCTGGATTGGGTGCCGATGATTATATATGCCATCCGCGTCGCGGTCCGATTTGACCTGTGGCTCCAACGTATTTATATACGCCTGCGCCCCAGGCCAAACCGAACCGCTTAGCGGCTGACACATCTAATCATCGGAATAGGCGTTTGGTTTTGCCTGCCTTTTTATCTTGCCTCCTGCGCGTCAAGCTTGATTATCTCGGAGAGGACCTCTTCGATGCCGATGCGCAGCTTCTCCATCTCGGCGTCGTTGACGCCGGAGGTGACGAAGGGCGGCAGAATAGAATCGATTCCGCCGCGCATTATCGTATTATACTGCCCTTTTCGCTTTCCGGGAGATATTTTATCTCCCTTGGTAAAGACTACGATACGGGGCATGTCCATCCTGTCGAGCCAGGCAGTGAGCTCGTTGTCGTTTGCGAGCGGCCCGTGGCGGAAGTCTATCAGGTGCACGACGTAGGATATCGGACGGTCCTGGCTGAAATAGTCGTCTATCAGCTTCCACCAGCTTTTGCGCTCGTCCATTCCGCGCGCCGCGTAGCCGTAGCCGGGCAGGTCGACAAGCGAGAATTTATGAGGCTCCGCGTCGACATTGTAAAAATTGATGCTGCGCGTCTTTCCGGGCTTGGAGCTTACCTTAGCGAGCTTCCTGCCGAGCAGCGCGTTTATCAGCGTCGACTTCCCTACGTTTGAACGCCCGACAAAGACGATCTCGTGAGGTCCCGGCGGCGGCAGCTGCTGTTTATTGAAAGCCGTGCAGAACAGCTCTGATTTCCATACACTCATCTTATTCTCCCGGCCTCAAGGCCAATTCAAAAACCTTCGTTATATTGGATACATAGTGGAGTTTCATGCCGCTCAGCACCCAGTCGCTAAGTTCCGCCGTGTCCGGCCTGTTCGCCTCGGGCAGTATTATCTCTTTTATACCCAGGCGTTTCGCCGCCAGAGTCTTTTCGCGGATGCCTCCGATCGGCAGGACGCTTCCGTGCAGCGTCATCTCCCCCGTCATCGCGTATTTTGTATCGATCTCACGCCCAGTGAGTGTCGAACAGAGCGATAGTGCGAGGGTAATCCCCGCGCTGGGGCCGTCTTTTGGCACCGCGCCGGCCGGGACATGGATATGGATATCTTTTTTGCCCCATTCAAAATCCGCGAGCCCGTAACGGCTGGCGTGCGATTTAAGGTAGGCGAGGGCGGTCGTCGCCGACTCCTGCATGATATCGCCGAGGTTTCCCGTATAGGTAACCTTACCGGTGCCCTCCATGGCGGCCGATTCGATGAGGATGACGTCGCCGCCGGCTTCGGTCCAGGCAAGACCGATAGCCGTACCGACGGCATTTTCTTTCGGTATCTTCGTGTTGTGGAGCTTCGGCGCGCCGAGTATCTTCTTGATACGCTCTTTGCCAAGTGCGCCTCTCTCAGGCGCATCAGCCTCC is drawn from Cloacibacillus porcorum and contains these coding sequences:
- a CDS encoding valine--tRNA ligase, whose amino-acid sequence is MDSEKVQLGKSYDPVPIEDKWYAEWIAEGLFKADSSSPKPPFSIVIPPPNVTGSLHVGHALDNTLQDILCRTKRMQGYEVLWLPGTDHAGIATQNVVERSLAKEGISRHDLGREEFVKKVWEWKEQYGSTIINQLKKLGASCDWDRERFTMDEGLSRAVRKIFVELYKKGLIYRGKYLINWCPRCQTALSDLEVEHEEMDGKFYEVSYKFADGEDGGVIVMTTRPETILGDSAIAIHPRDEKNRHLVGKKVVVPLVGRVIPVIEDNMVDPEFGTGCVKITPAHDPNDFLVGQRHNLEQIQVIDDKGVMNENAGKYQGQDRFEARGAIVADLEKEGVLLSVTDLRHSVGHCYRCHTVIEPYLSEQWFVRTRPLADAGVASVEAGKIKFVPDQWTNVYYQWMENIRDWCISRQLWWGHRIPAWYCDKCGEVIVEENAPHKCPKCGNTELRQDEDVLDTWFSSGLWPFSTMGWPDETETLKKFYPTSVLVTGFDIIFFWVARMIMFGLEGMKGEVPFHDVYIHALVRDEKGQKMSKSRGNVIDPLTIVKDYGADALRLTLAALTVQGRDIFLSTDRISTYRLFMNKLWNASRFALMNLEDAAAGQEIDERELQLHDKWILNRISQVSAEMTRLLDGYFFGEAARLMYDFTWGELCDWYLELSKPALRGDEGEPRRRTTQAVLLAVFEDVLKLLHPIIPFVTEELWHAFPFGTDLVEHSSWPAPRVAVDEKVLAEMDFIQDVVRAVRNLRAEARIAPQQMIPGVTLAVHSKEKLALLKECEKQIELLTKVEKVTFTEEGAAKPERSLASVLDDVQVYLPVGDLLDVDKEIQRLKNDIAKLEKDIEKSKIKLANKQFVERAPAEVIDKEKGNLADNETKAQRMKENLSSLTN
- a CDS encoding polyphenol oxidase family protein, which gives rise to MNFEGFKTYEDESGIIIEMVMPSVLRESFFAKLYARGVLNDAAEGDPETVWKALSACYNNRPLVAPRQVHGVNIIEADGGRTLPQRPDADGVFIEDGAHPLASLRFADCTPVVIAGAAERPWMAALHSGFKGTLQNIASAAVRLALAKHPGQRPGEIWAWIGPAIGRECYSRRREDPTTELALKNFAPENVSESGEGFNFDIKGQIVRQLIEIGLKYDKIYMYDCCTCCRNDYFYSYRAGDEKKRIFLLAGSAKKQR
- the yihA gene encoding ribosome biogenesis GTP-binding protein YihA/YsxC is translated as MSVWKSELFCTAFNKQQLPPPGPHEIVFVGRSNVGKSTLINALLGRKLAKVSSKPGKTRSINFYNVDAEPHKFSLVDLPGYGYAARGMDERKSWWKLIDDYFSQDRPISYVVHLIDFRHGPLANDNELTAWLDRMDMPRIVVFTKGDKISPGKRKGQYNTIMRGGIDSILPPFVTSGVNDAEMEKLRIGIEEVLSEIIKLDAQEAR
- a CDS encoding bifunctional folylpolyglutamate synthase/dihydrofolate synthase codes for the protein MASPGIRPGLARLARLLSEAGMPQDKFPSVHVAGTNGKGSTAASLYAILRKSTYKTALYTSPHLVDFSERLVIDDKRVSAERWLAAVGLLERIIKKTSFFTDNLPTYFELITAAAILILAEESPDIAVFEAGMGGRLDASNILGDVRLSLIVPIGLDHTEYLGDTLEKVGAEKFAIMRRDTPALFAGDPRLDAQFIIAAKLHGAAPHIFSSAYSVADADYSLSGTDFTLRDKEGGGEERYHTPLVGTFQSENAALAAAAARLLSPAFPKITAKTIKEGLARTLWPGRMEVIAQAPPVIVDGGHNPHAMRRIAETLKTLMGGSHVNIVIAMMHDKEIAGALSFLRGLDVTLYCTEVPGNERSLGAREMERAASEAALRSGGSFHEPLAAIAEASKEGAPVLCCGSLFLVGYIKERKDELRRI